The Halomonas denitrificans genome window below encodes:
- a CDS encoding GAF domain-containing sensor histidine kinase, with the protein MTEQPARTPHLRDRERLQSLAETGLLDTPERAALDRYARIATRALKAPVSLVSLVDDDRQFFAAAHGLDGHFAEQRETPLSHSFCQIVVNERQALVVTDARNDERVCDNLAIADLNAAAYAGVPLCDSKGNVLGSFCVIDEHPRDWTRGELDLLSLLAEEVAEEIELARRIWVAENAEADLAEINQEIAAAHQRAADHNAAVMHDLRTPLQVVSVAVRSLSDHPAVKGSTALTKSVEMLERNARQAFDLVRSGGGPVVENDLFTPVDAARIVERVCKDLEEGTSTDIECSLESADVLAEPMMIQRAVQNLVSNALRFARSRIAVEVALREGMVGIVVEDDGDGLPNAEDYARVWDLGRRFHGTRSNTGLGLAVTRQLIQALGGSVRARPSDLGGARFELWLPEAPGDS; encoded by the coding sequence ATGACGGAACAACCAGCCCGGACGCCCCATCTCCGGGATCGTGAACGCCTGCAGTCCCTGGCCGAGACCGGCCTGCTCGACACGCCGGAACGCGCGGCGCTCGATCGCTACGCCCGGATCGCGACCCGCGCGCTCAAGGCGCCGGTCAGCCTGGTCTCGCTGGTCGACGACGACCGGCAGTTCTTCGCGGCGGCCCACGGCCTCGACGGACACTTCGCCGAACAACGGGAGACGCCGCTGAGTCACTCGTTCTGTCAGATCGTCGTCAACGAGCGCCAGGCGCTGGTGGTCACCGACGCCCGCAACGACGAGCGCGTCTGCGACAACCTCGCGATCGCCGACTTGAACGCGGCCGCCTACGCCGGTGTGCCGCTGTGCGATTCGAAGGGCAACGTGCTCGGCAGCTTCTGCGTCATCGACGAGCATCCGCGCGACTGGACCCGCGGCGAGCTGGATCTGCTTTCCCTGCTGGCGGAGGAAGTGGCCGAGGAAATCGAACTGGCCCGACGGATCTGGGTCGCCGAGAACGCGGAAGCGGATCTGGCGGAGATCAACCAGGAGATCGCGGCGGCCCACCAGCGCGCAGCAGACCACAACGCGGCGGTCATGCACGACCTGCGAACACCTCTGCAGGTGGTCTCGGTGGCGGTTCGCTCCCTGTCCGATCATCCCGCCGTGAAAGGCTCGACCGCGCTGACGAAATCGGTCGAGATGCTGGAACGCAACGCACGCCAGGCCTTCGACCTGGTCAGAAGCGGTGGCGGTCCCGTTGTCGAGAACGACCTGTTCACGCCGGTCGATGCGGCGCGGATCGTCGAACGGGTCTGCAAGGACCTCGAAGAAGGGACCTCGACCGACATCGAGTGCTCGCTGGAATCGGCGGACGTTCTGGCCGAACCGATGATGATCCAGCGCGCGGTGCAGAACCTGGTTTCCAACGCGCTGCGGTTCGCTCGCAGCAGGATCGCGGTCGAGGTCGCGCTGCGCGAGGGGATGGTCGGCATCGTGGTCGAGGATGACGGGGACGGGCTGCCGAATGCGGAGGACTACGCCCGCGTCTGGGACCTCGGTCGCCGCTTCCACGGCACGCGGTCGAACACGGGCCTGGGACTCGCCGTTACCCGCCAGCTGATCCAGGCCCTGGGCGGCAGCGTGCGAGCCCGGCCTTCCGATCTGGGCGGTGCGCGCTTCGAGCTCTGGCTGCCGGAGGCGCCCGGAGACTCGTGA
- a CDS encoding formylglycine-generating enzyme family protein: protein MTSLERLVADWLRRDGRLPDDAMARLPEALAGDVESREQLERIADRLAAENPDLATRRRIVLSIQARMQARGGELPASERDSLLRKARAAGWDKDGAERLMQAALHRMQRPAPPPDQDAVATPQASSGKQARPRSRRAAGERLPLLLAAIGVLGVIVSIGGFLLTRSGGTQAQADAAAPADAQGLTAEEIRTAQRVLARLGQPVAETGRFDAETRAALGRALPQYAAIEELEPWLVDRLRVALARADDTAWQSALAGGSAEAMNDYLQRFPDGRHAQSASERLLSLEASEERTGIVRAMQREMNRLGRDIAESGEFDQATRDALAGFPGPTPDRTRSSLAAALETLRGMKRWPPAAGESFRDCASCPEMVALPAGRFTMGSPPDELMRSANEGPQREVDVPRFALSKFEITLGQWQPCVGAGICPDLPVPTDSDWTRLPVTHVTWMDALAYVRWLREQTGFDYRLPSEAEWEYAARAGTNTRYATGDCITAEQANFDARVVSGDCPQGTFRDGPLPVGSFPPNAFGLHDMHGNVLEPTRDCWNSDYRGAPTDGSPWDRGDCGRAPLRGGSWSSSDRELRSAARIRPGAANRNPTAGLRVAVPLPETPAMD from the coding sequence ATGACCTCACTCGAACGACTCGTCGCCGATTGGCTCCGTCGCGATGGGCGACTGCCCGACGATGCCATGGCCCGGCTGCCCGAAGCGCTGGCCGGGGACGTGGAAAGCCGTGAGCAACTCGAGCGTATCGCCGATCGCCTCGCAGCGGAGAACCCCGACCTGGCCACGCGCCGGCGAATCGTGCTGAGCATCCAGGCGCGGATGCAGGCGCGCGGCGGAGAACTGCCGGCCAGCGAGCGAGACAGCCTGCTTCGCAAGGCCCGCGCCGCAGGCTGGGACAAGGACGGTGCCGAACGGCTGATGCAGGCGGCTCTTCATCGCATGCAACGGCCCGCGCCTCCCCCGGACCAGGACGCCGTCGCCACTCCCCAAGCGTCGTCCGGGAAGCAGGCCCGCCCGCGATCGCGCCGCGCCGCGGGAGAACGTCTGCCGCTCCTCCTTGCCGCCATCGGCGTGCTCGGCGTCATCGTGTCGATCGGGGGGTTCCTGTTGACCCGTAGCGGAGGAACGCAGGCTCAGGCAGATGCGGCCGCGCCGGCAGACGCGCAGGGCTTGACCGCAGAAGAGATCCGAACCGCCCAGCGTGTCCTGGCCCGCCTGGGCCAACCGGTCGCCGAGACCGGCCGCTTCGACGCCGAGACGCGCGCAGCGCTCGGGCGCGCGCTCCCGCAGTACGCAGCGATCGAGGAGCTCGAACCCTGGCTGGTCGACCGCTTGCGAGTGGCCCTTGCCCGAGCCGACGATACGGCCTGGCAGTCCGCCCTGGCCGGGGGATCGGCCGAGGCGATGAACGACTATCTCCAGCGATTTCCTGACGGTCGGCATGCCCAGTCCGCGAGTGAACGGTTGCTTTCGCTGGAGGCGTCCGAAGAACGAACGGGCATCGTGCGGGCAATGCAACGCGAAATGAACCGGCTCGGGCGCGACATCGCGGAAAGCGGTGAGTTCGATCAGGCCACGCGCGACGCGCTCGCCGGATTTCCAGGCCCGACGCCCGACCGCACCCGATCGAGCCTGGCAGCCGCGCTGGAAACGCTGCGCGGCATGAAGCGGTGGCCGCCGGCGGCCGGTGAATCCTTCCGTGACTGCGCCTCCTGCCCGGAGATGGTGGCCCTGCCCGCCGGTCGCTTCACCATGGGCAGCCCGCCGGACGAACTGATGCGCTCGGCCAACGAGGGGCCCCAGCGAGAGGTCGACGTGCCGCGCTTCGCCCTGTCGAAGTTCGAGATCACGCTGGGCCAGTGGCAGCCCTGCGTCGGCGCGGGCATCTGCCCCGATCTTCCCGTGCCGACCGACAGCGACTGGACTCGCCTGCCGGTCACTCACGTGACCTGGATGGACGCGCTGGCCTACGTGCGCTGGCTGCGCGAACAGACCGGCTTCGACTATCGCCTGCCGAGCGAAGCCGAGTGGGAGTATGCGGCGCGAGCGGGCACGAACACGCGATACGCCACCGGCGACTGCATCACCGCCGAGCAGGCCAACTTCGACGCCCGCGTGGTCTCCGGGGACTGTCCGCAGGGGACATTCCGCGACGGTCCGCTGCCGGTCGGCAGTTTCCCGCCCAACGCGTTCGGCCTGCACGACATGCATGGCAACGTGCTCGAACCCACCCGCGACTGCTGGAACAGCGATTACCGCGGCGCACCGACCGACGGCAGCCCGTGGGACCGCGGCGACTGCGGCCGCGCGCCGCTGCGCGGAGGCTCCTGGAGCAGCTCAGACCGCGAACTCCGTTCCGCCGCCCGCATCCGCCCCGGCGCGGCCAACCGCAACCCGACCGCCGGCCTGCGGGTCGCCGTGCCACTGCCCGAAACGCCCGCGATGGACTGA
- a CDS encoding NAD(P)/FAD-dependent oxidoreductase, with translation MKSESARRIVIVGGGSGGLKLATRLGHRYRRDPEVKVILVDGTLTHVWKPLLHEIAAGTLDIHEDECNYLAHARRHHFRFVWGRMQGLDKERRTIQLEPLDGNGDGQTVPSRDLPYDVLVLAVGGISDDFGVPGVAEHCYRLDSATEAERFRRSLLESYLRAGQTEASPAPGDLDVAIVGGGATGVELAAELDKMRRELNEYGAVGIDTVKDTRLTLLERVPRLLPGLPEELAESTEKELTERGIAVRTGEAVSEVTAEGVRTEGGEMIPARFTVWAAGIRGQAFLGHLDGLETNRRDQVLVKRSLQATTDARIFALGDCAACPLDSDGGGFVPPRAQAADQQARFLATQLPRYLAGKTLEHYRYRDRGSLVSLDDTAVGTLMGALMGNVNFEGWAARFSYRMLYRSHQRALHGSFRALMLWGSDLIGRRTRPRLKLH, from the coding sequence ATGAAGAGCGAATCAGCCAGGCGGATCGTGATCGTCGGCGGGGGATCGGGCGGATTGAAGCTGGCCACCCGCCTGGGCCACCGGTATCGTCGCGATCCGGAGGTCAAGGTGATCCTGGTCGACGGCACGCTGACCCACGTCTGGAAGCCCTTGCTGCATGAGATTGCCGCCGGCACGCTGGACATCCACGAAGACGAGTGCAACTACCTCGCGCACGCCCGACGACATCACTTCCGCTTCGTCTGGGGGCGGATGCAGGGCCTGGACAAGGAGCGGCGCACGATCCAGCTCGAACCGCTGGACGGCAACGGCGACGGCCAAACGGTGCCGTCGCGAGACCTCCCCTACGACGTTCTGGTGCTGGCCGTCGGCGGTATCAGCGACGATTTCGGCGTCCCGGGCGTGGCCGAACACTGCTACCGCCTCGACTCGGCCACCGAGGCCGAGCGCTTCCGGCGCAGCCTTCTGGAATCCTACCTGCGAGCCGGCCAGACGGAAGCGAGCCCCGCACCGGGCGACCTCGACGTTGCGATCGTCGGCGGTGGAGCCACCGGGGTCGAACTGGCCGCGGAGCTGGACAAGATGCGCCGCGAGCTCAACGAGTACGGCGCGGTCGGTATCGACACGGTCAAGGACACCCGGCTGACCCTCCTCGAGCGCGTTCCTCGGCTGCTGCCCGGGCTGCCGGAGGAGCTGGCCGAGAGCACCGAGAAGGAGCTGACCGAGCGCGGCATCGCGGTCCGAACCGGCGAAGCCGTGTCCGAAGTCACCGCCGAGGGCGTTCGAACGGAAGGCGGCGAAATGATTCCGGCCCGCTTCACGGTCTGGGCCGCAGGGATCCGCGGGCAGGCGTTTCTCGGCCATCTCGACGGGCTGGAGACCAACCGGCGCGACCAGGTCCTGGTCAAGCGCTCGCTCCAGGCCACGACCGACGCACGCATCTTCGCACTGGGCGACTGCGCGGCCTGTCCGCTCGACTCGGACGGGGGCGGGTTCGTCCCACCGCGGGCCCAGGCGGCGGACCAGCAGGCCAGGTTCCTGGCCACGCAGTTGCCGCGCTACCTGGCCGGAAAGACGCTAGAACACTATCGTTATCGCGACCGGGGGTCGCTGGTTTCCCTCGACGACACCGCCGTGGGCACGCTGATGGGCGCGCTGATGGGCAACGTGAACTTCGAAGGCTGGGCCGCGCGGTTCAGCTACCGGATGCTGTACCGCTCGCATCAACGAGCGCTGCACGGCTCGTTCCGCGCGCTGATGCTGTGGGGCTCCGACCTGATCGGGCGTCGAACGCGTCCGAGGTTGAAGCTGCACTGA
- a CDS encoding flavodoxin family protein: MSLNEKQQALCNDSPHDFSDLKALFLNCSLKPSREFSHTEALMSVSRSIMDACGVTTELVRVADLHLPPGVQPDMREHGFDRDDWPELSERVMDAHILVVGTPIWLGEVSSVCRTLIERLYSESGKLNDRNQSIYYGRTGGCVITGNEDGIKHCGMGILYALQHLGYTIPPQADAGWIGEAGPGPSYADEDSGGVENDFTQRNTTFMTWNLMHMARLLVDAGGLPSHGNDRKAWRAGCRFGYENPDYRN, translated from the coding sequence ATGAGCCTCAACGAGAAGCAGCAAGCGCTGTGCAACGACAGCCCCCACGACTTCAGCGACCTCAAGGCGCTGTTCCTCAACTGCAGCCTGAAACCCTCGCGCGAGTTTTCCCACACGGAGGCGCTGATGTCCGTGAGTCGATCGATCATGGACGCCTGCGGCGTGACCACCGAGCTGGTCCGGGTCGCCGACCTGCATCTGCCGCCCGGCGTCCAGCCCGACATGCGAGAGCACGGCTTCGACCGCGACGACTGGCCGGAATTGAGCGAACGGGTGATGGATGCACACATCCTGGTCGTCGGCACGCCGATCTGGCTGGGCGAAGTCTCGTCGGTCTGCCGCACGCTGATCGAGCGGCTGTACAGCGAATCGGGCAAGCTCAACGACAGGAACCAGTCGATCTACTACGGCCGGACCGGCGGCTGCGTGATCACCGGCAACGAGGACGGCATCAAGCACTGCGGAATGGGCATCCTCTACGCCTTGCAGCACCTGGGCTACACGATCCCGCCGCAGGCCGACGCCGGATGGATCGGCGAGGCCGGGCCGGGGCCGTCCTACGCCGACGAGGACTCCGGCGGGGTCGAAAACGACTTCACCCAGCGCAACACCACCTTCATGACCTGGAACCTGATGCACATGGCGCGGCTCCTGGTCGATGCCGGCGGGCTGCCGTCGCACGGCAACGACCGCAAGGCCTGGCGCGCCGGCTGCCGATTCGGCTACGAGAACCCCGATTACCGGAATTGA
- a CDS encoding cation:proton antiporter, whose protein sequence is MNHGIALLIALAFLAYALCTRRLGRTVLTGPLLFAALGFALGPAGLHWIDFGADPASGHGLHDGPLFLLAEITLVLVLFTDAASTDLGTLARVRSIPARMLLVGLPLAVALGTLGAAFIFPALSIWEAALLAAILAPTDAALSQPVIDNEAVPSRIRAAITTESGVNDGLALPAVLLFAALAAGANEQGAAGWAGFVTQQLVFGPLAGALIGGGGGWLIQRAWNAGWMDEWAEGLAALTIALSAFLLAETLHGNGFLAAFVGGLAMARMLGKRCRYAYEFQQSEAHILVLGTFFLVGALMLPAAAEHLTWWCAVYALFALTAMRMVPIALSLLGTRLDPATVAFLGWFGPRGLASVLFALIILERADVPNEAPLLAAIALTVALSIVAHGVSAAPLARRFGRAHRDAS, encoded by the coding sequence ATGAATCACGGCATCGCGCTGCTGATTGCGCTCGCGTTCCTCGCCTACGCTCTGTGCACGCGTCGGCTCGGCCGCACGGTGCTGACCGGCCCGCTGCTGTTCGCCGCCCTGGGCTTCGCGCTCGGACCGGCCGGCCTGCACTGGATCGATTTCGGCGCCGACCCGGCCTCCGGCCACGGCCTGCACGACGGGCCGCTGTTTCTCCTTGCAGAGATCACCCTTGTGCTCGTGTTGTTCACCGATGCGGCGTCCACCGATCTCGGGACGCTCGCTCGGGTCCGCTCGATCCCCGCCCGGATGCTGCTGGTCGGCCTGCCGCTCGCCGTCGCCCTGGGCACCCTGGGCGCAGCATTTATTTTCCCCGCGCTCTCGATCTGGGAGGCCGCGCTGCTCGCGGCGATCCTGGCCCCGACCGATGCGGCGCTCAGCCAGCCGGTGATCGATAACGAGGCCGTGCCGTCGCGCATTCGCGCCGCGATCACCACCGAAAGCGGCGTCAACGACGGCCTGGCGCTGCCGGCGGTGCTGCTGTTCGCGGCACTCGCCGCCGGCGCCAACGAGCAGGGCGCCGCGGGCTGGGCCGGCTTCGTCACCCAGCAACTGGTGTTCGGTCCCCTGGCCGGGGCGCTGATCGGCGGCGGTGGGGGCTGGCTGATCCAGCGCGCCTGGAACGCCGGTTGGATGGACGAGTGGGCAGAGGGTCTCGCTGCGCTGACGATCGCGCTCTCGGCTTTTCTGCTGGCTGAAACCCTGCACGGCAACGGCTTCCTCGCCGCCTTCGTCGGCGGCCTGGCCATGGCGCGGATGCTCGGCAAGCGGTGCCGCTACGCCTACGAATTCCAGCAGTCCGAGGCCCATATTCTGGTGCTCGGAACGTTCTTCCTGGTCGGCGCGCTGATGCTGCCGGCCGCCGCCGAGCACTTGACCTGGTGGTGTGCGGTCTATGCCCTGTTCGCGCTGACCGCCATGCGCATGGTGCCGATCGCCTTGAGCCTGCTCGGGACGCGCCTCGACCCGGCCACGGTCGCGTTCCTGGGTTGGTTCGGGCCGCGCGGCCTGGCTTCCGTGCTGTTCGCCCTGATCATCCTGGAGCGCGCCGACGTGCCGAACGAGGCGCCGCTGCTGGCCGCCATCGCGCTGACCGTGGCGCTGAGCATCGTGGCCCACGGCGTGAGCGCCGCGCCGCTGGCGCGCCGCTTCGGCCGGGCGCATCGGGACGCATCGTGA
- a CDS encoding DUF1501 domain-containing protein, translating to MTLDMKRRTFLQAAAVTGGVALAPRWARAAVKDLGAGDRLVAIYLRGGADGLTVCPPLGESAYFDARPTLAVSEADALPLDGFFGLHPAAGGLKDLFDDGDLAVIHAAGLQTAERSHFEAQATMEQGIDAGELKPGDGWIGRYLAELAPSLPLAAVALDQAVPQSMVGPVDALAIGRIDEFEVALNPLDRSALKAVYAADPLLAETANGVFDASDALVPVAAMPPGEGYPQGQLGGALADCARLIKADAGLQVAAINGGGWDHHDDQADQIDPLLADLAGSLAAFRDDIGEAWNSTTVVVMTEFGRRVRENASLGTDHGHAGVMFAAGGGVNGGQVYGDWPGLDPADLSDGQDLRVTTDYRQVLAELLVQRLGVTDPSPALGGWEPGAFRGLFQPIAAASMAGTKRGSGRLR from the coding sequence ATGACGCTGGACATGAAACGACGCACGTTCCTTCAGGCCGCAGCCGTGACCGGCGGAGTGGCGCTTGCGCCCCGCTGGGCGAGAGCGGCGGTCAAGGACCTGGGCGCCGGCGATCGGCTGGTGGCCATCTACCTGCGCGGCGGTGCCGACGGACTCACGGTCTGTCCCCCGCTGGGCGAGAGCGCCTACTTCGACGCCCGCCCGACGCTGGCGGTGTCCGAAGCCGACGCGCTCCCGCTCGACGGCTTCTTCGGCCTCCACCCGGCCGCCGGCGGCCTCAAGGACCTGTTCGACGACGGCGACCTGGCGGTGATCCACGCCGCCGGACTGCAGACCGCCGAGCGCTCGCACTTCGAGGCCCAGGCGACCATGGAGCAGGGCATCGACGCCGGTGAGCTCAAGCCCGGCGACGGCTGGATCGGACGCTATCTCGCCGAACTGGCGCCCAGCCTGCCGCTGGCCGCGGTGGCGCTGGACCAGGCGGTGCCGCAGTCCATGGTCGGACCCGTCGACGCCCTGGCAATCGGCCGGATCGACGAGTTCGAAGTGGCGCTGAACCCGCTCGACCGGTCGGCGCTGAAGGCCGTGTATGCCGCCGATCCGCTGCTGGCCGAAACGGCCAACGGCGTGTTCGACGCCTCCGATGCGCTGGTGCCCGTGGCCGCGATGCCGCCGGGCGAGGGTTATCCGCAGGGCCAGCTCGGCGGAGCGCTGGCCGACTGCGCCCGGTTGATCAAGGCCGACGCGGGGCTGCAGGTCGCGGCGATCAACGGCGGCGGCTGGGACCATCACGACGACCAGGCCGATCAGATCGACCCGCTGCTGGCCGACCTGGCAGGATCGCTGGCGGCGTTTCGAGACGATATCGGCGAGGCCTGGAACAGCACCACCGTGGTGGTCATGACCGAGTTCGGCCGCCGGGTGCGCGAAAACGCCTCGCTGGGCACCGATCACGGCCACGCCGGGGTCATGTTCGCGGCCGGCGGCGGTGTCAACGGGGGCCAGGTCTACGGCGACTGGCCCGGCCTGGACCCGGCGGACCTGTCCGACGGCCAGGACCTGCGCGTGACCACCGACTACCGCCAGGTGTTGGCGGAGCTGCTGGTCCAGCGGCTCGGCGTGACCGACCCGTCGCCCGCGCTCGGCGGGTGGGAGCCCGGCGCATTTCGCGGCCTGTTCCAGCCGATTGCCGCAGCGTCGATGGCCGGGACGAAGCGCGGGTCCGGCCGGCTCCGCTGA
- a CDS encoding DUF1800 domain-containing protein — protein sequence MIPVLDPVSERARILRLVERITYGADSGTVDVAEQLGYEGFVEWQLDHEAIDDGPIEALLIDALPTLSMTPEELARHIFIEENFGAAQRDLVIATMIRRAFSPRQLYERMVEFWSDHFNVPALDVVGGYYKALEDRDMIRPLAMTRFEDLLQSSARSPAMLEYLDNANNTADGPNENYARELMELHTLGVDGGYTEDDVKELARVFTGWTIRQPAEFLFNGFTHDPGPKTFLGEEVIGSGEAQGTNVLRTLANHPSTARFIATKLLRRFVADDPDPAVIDDVAQAFSDSGGRVVDTMRALLLHPQVADTMALKFKRPNEFTAGVLRRLQPDPGTDILGRIYNALAASGQVPFGWPAPDGYPDDREHWQSTTGFLVRFNAAYEWARGLVDASPLIRAAAEQDRISDMATVLIDGLRPAGVTARTRRILIRYANGLPADDRAPAMAAWLLAGPEAQWR from the coding sequence ATGATTCCGGTGCTGGACCCCGTCTCCGAGCGCGCGCGCATCCTCCGCCTGGTCGAGCGCATCACCTACGGCGCCGACTCCGGCACCGTCGACGTGGCCGAGCAGCTCGGCTACGAGGGCTTCGTCGAGTGGCAGCTCGATCACGAGGCGATCGACGACGGGCCGATCGAGGCGCTGTTGATCGACGCGCTGCCGACGCTCTCCATGACCCCCGAGGAACTCGCGCGCCACATCTTCATCGAGGAGAACTTCGGCGCCGCCCAGCGCGACCTGGTCATCGCGACGATGATCCGCCGGGCGTTCAGCCCGCGCCAGCTCTACGAGCGCATGGTCGAGTTCTGGTCGGACCACTTCAACGTGCCTGCGCTCGATGTCGTCGGCGGCTACTACAAGGCGCTCGAGGACCGCGACATGATCCGGCCGCTGGCGATGACCCGCTTCGAGGACCTGCTGCAGTCCAGTGCCCGAAGCCCGGCGATGCTCGAATACCTCGACAACGCCAACAATACCGCCGACGGCCCCAACGAGAACTACGCCCGCGAGCTGATGGAGCTGCACACGCTCGGCGTCGACGGCGGCTACACCGAGGACGACGTCAAGGAGCTCGCTCGCGTCTTCACCGGCTGGACGATCCGCCAGCCTGCCGAGTTCCTGTTCAACGGATTCACCCACGATCCGGGGCCGAAGACCTTCCTCGGCGAAGAGGTGATCGGCTCCGGCGAAGCGCAGGGGACCAACGTGCTGCGCACGCTGGCCAACCACCCGTCGACCGCCCGCTTCATCGCGACCAAGCTGCTGCGCCGCTTCGTCGCCGACGATCCCGACCCGGCGGTGATCGACGATGTGGCGCAGGCCTTCAGCGACTCCGGCGGCCGGGTGGTCGACACGATGCGCGCGCTGCTGCTGCACCCGCAGGTGGCCGACACCATGGCCTTGAAGTTCAAGCGGCCGAACGAGTTCACGGCCGGTGTGCTGCGCCGGCTGCAGCCCGACCCCGGCACCGACATCCTCGGCCGCATCTACAACGCGCTGGCCGCGTCGGGCCAGGTCCCGTTCGGCTGGCCGGCGCCCGACGGCTACCCCGACGACCGCGAACACTGGCAGTCGACCACCGGGTTCCTGGTCCGCTTCAACGCCGCCTACGAGTGGGCCCGCGGCCTGGTCGACGCGTCGCCGCTGATCCGCGCGGCCGCCGAGCAGGACAGGATCAGCGACATGGCCACGGTGTTGATCGACGGTTTGCGCCCGGCCGGCGTGACGGCCCGGACGCGACGCATCCTGATCCGCTACGCCAACGGCCTGCCGGCCGATGACCGCGCGCCGGCGATGGCGGCCTGGCTGCTGGCCGGGCCCGAGGCCCAGTGGCGATGA
- a CDS encoding glutathione S-transferase family protein, which produces MGLLVDGEWKDKWYDTDANGGRFKRQASSFRNWITADGSAGPGDEGGFEAEAGRYHLYVAYACPWAHRALIFRKLKGLENMISLSVVNPLMKENGWTFEPGYKVQPDPIHGATFLHQVYTAADPDYTGRVTVPVIWDRKKETIVNNESAEIIRMLNSAFDGIGAKDGDFYPEDLREEIDEINSTVYTNVNNGVYKAGFATTQEAYEEAVIPLFETLDLLEKRLAEQRYLCGDRITEADWRLFTTLVRFDPVYVGHFKCNLRRIEDYPNLSNYVRDLYQVPGVSETCEFHAIKLHYYGSHDMINPPGVVPVGPALDHHRPHDRDRFA; this is translated from the coding sequence ATGGGCCTGCTGGTCGACGGCGAGTGGAAGGACAAGTGGTACGACACCGACGCCAACGGCGGCCGCTTCAAGCGCCAGGCATCGTCGTTCCGAAACTGGATCACCGCTGACGGTTCGGCCGGGCCGGGCGACGAGGGCGGCTTCGAGGCCGAGGCGGGTCGCTATCACCTGTACGTTGCCTACGCCTGTCCCTGGGCCCACCGCGCCCTGATCTTCCGCAAGCTCAAGGGCCTGGAGAACATGATCTCGCTATCCGTGGTCAACCCGCTGATGAAGGAGAACGGCTGGACCTTCGAGCCGGGCTACAAGGTGCAGCCGGATCCGATCCACGGCGCGACCTTCCTGCACCAGGTCTACACGGCCGCCGACCCGGACTACACGGGCCGAGTCACGGTGCCGGTGATCTGGGACCGGAAGAAGGAAACGATCGTCAACAACGAGTCGGCCGAGATCATCCGGATGCTGAACTCGGCCTTCGACGGGATCGGCGCGAAGGACGGCGACTTCTATCCCGAGGACCTGCGCGAAGAGATCGACGAGATCAACTCGACGGTCTACACGAACGTGAACAACGGCGTCTACAAGGCCGGCTTCGCGACCACCCAGGAGGCCTACGAGGAAGCGGTCATTCCGCTGTTCGAAACGCTGGACCTGCTGGAGAAGCGACTCGCCGAGCAGCGCTACCTGTGCGGCGACCGGATCACCGAAGCCGACTGGCGCCTGTTCACCACACTGGTCCGCTTCGACCCGGTCTACGTCGGCCATTTCAAGTGCAACCTGCGGCGGATCGAGGACTATCCGAACCTGTCGAACTACGTGCGCGACCTCTACCAGGTGCCCGGCGTGTCCGAGACCTGCGAGTTCCACGCGATCAAGCTGCACTACTACGGCAGCCACGACATGATCAACCCACCGGGCGTGGTCCCGGTCGGACCGGCGCTGGACCACCACCGCCCGCACGACCGCGACCGCTTCGCCTGA
- a CDS encoding gamma-glutamylcyclotransferase, with protein sequence MTPSGTFLYFAYGSNLMTARLLARCPSARKAGNAILPGHRLAWHKIGSDGTGKCDVVPAAPAIGRAADRVHGVAWRIRRAERPALDFHEELGTGYTAEAVRIRLNGRTRHARTYRAIPIDPDLRPLDWYKRFVVAGAREHGLPDHWIARLVRTPAITDADLPRRNRNLRVGKRG encoded by the coding sequence GTGACCCCAAGCGGCACCTTCCTGTACTTCGCCTACGGCTCGAACCTGATGACGGCGAGACTGCTGGCGCGTTGCCCCTCGGCGCGCAAGGCGGGCAACGCGATCCTCCCCGGCCACCGCCTGGCCTGGCACAAGATCGGCAGCGACGGCACGGGCAAGTGCGACGTCGTACCCGCGGCACCGGCGATCGGCCGAGCCGCCGATCGGGTCCACGGCGTGGCCTGGCGCATCCGGCGTGCCGAACGTCCAGCGCTGGATTTCCACGAGGAACTGGGCACCGGCTACACGGCCGAAGCCGTGCGCATCCGCCTCAACGGCCGGACCCGGCATGCCCGGACCTATCGGGCGATTCCGATCGACCCCGACCTGCGGCCGCTGGACTGGTACAAGCGCTTCGTCGTGGCGGGTGCCCGCGAACACGGGCTGCCCGATCACTGGATCGCCCGACTGGTCCGCACTCCCGCGATCACCGACGCCGACCTGCCCCGCCGCAACCGGAACCTGCGCGTTGGCAAGCGGGGCTGA